Part of the Bacillus cereus group sp. RP43 genome is shown below.
TACCATATCTTCCTTCTAAAATTAACGAATCAGGAACAGAACTTGGCCAGCTACCACCTTCAATTTTCCCAATATTAATTGGAATTGGAATCGGAATTCCTTTAAATAACGGATCAGTAATTCGACCGTTTCTCTTCTCTTCTAATTTTCTCAAATGATCTACAACAAACATACTTTTTTCAATTGCACTTACTCCTTCATAACGTGTACCACCGTGTGCTGCTTTGCCTTTTATATGTAGACGAAACCACATTGACCCTTGTTGTTTCGGAAAAAACTTCATATTCGTCGGCTCAGGAATAATAACGCCATCTGCCTTATATCCTCGTAAAATAGCGGCTAATGTTCCTGCTCCACCGCTCTCCTCTTCTATTACACTTTGAAAATGTATATCACCTTTGAGTTCAATACCAGATTCAATAATCGCTTCCATCGCAAGCATAAGTGAGACATTGCCGCCTTTCATATCTGTTGTTCCACGTCCATATATGCGGTTTCCTATTTTCTCTCCACTATATGGATGATGGTCCCACTGATTCACATCCCCTTCTGGCACGACATCAATATGCCCGTTTAAAATCATAGATTTCCCTTCGCCACTTCCTTTTAAAGTCGCTACAATGTTCGGGCTATCTGTAAAATTTGTACGAGGTGATACGAAATAAGGGTGATCTTTCATTTCATTAATAGCAGGCTCCCAAATATCAAGATCTAGACCTAGCTCACGCAATTTTTCAATAACAATTGCCTGCGCACCACTTTCATCACCAGATACGCTCTTTTCTTGAATTAATCGTGTTAAAAATTTTAC
Proteins encoded:
- a CDS encoding peptidase, encoding MEQLKKQVCNYIEGHEEESVKFLTRLIQEKSVSGDESGAQAIVIEKLRELGLDLDIWEPAINEMKDHPYFVSPRTNFTDSPNIVATLKGSGEGKSMILNGHIDVVPEGDVNQWDHHPYSGEKIGNRIYGRGTTDMKGGNVSLMLAMEAIIESGIELKGDIHFQSVIEEESGGAGTLAAILRGYKADGVIIPEPTNMKFFPKQQGSMWFRLHIKGKAAHGGTRYEGVSAIEKSMFVVDHLRKLEEKRNGRITDPLFKGIPIPIPINIGKIEGGSWPSSVPDSLILEGRYGIAPNETIEEAKEEFESWIAELHDVDNWFVENPVEVEWFGARWVPGELDENHELITTLQHNFVEIEGKEPMIEASPWGTDGGLFTQILGVPTIVFGPGETKVAHYPNEYIEIDKMIAAAKIIACTLLDWCEVKK